The Spirosoma sp. SC4-14 DNA window CTCTCATTGATGGGCATGATCTGATCGCGTTTCTGATCATTGGCAGCATGAAGCGACAGAGCCAGATTAAATTTAACCGCATCGTCGCCAAGCTGCCGAATCATCTTGGCAATGCCTGCCGTTGAAACCGTAATGCGCCTAGGCGACATACCCAGGCCATCGGGCGATGTGATGCGGTTCACCGACTCCAGAACGTTTTTATAGTTCAGCAGCGGCTCGCCCATACCCATATACACAATATTCGACAGTGGTACGTTATAATTCTCTTTCGCCTGCCGGTCAATAGCTACCACCTGATCATAGATTTCGGCAGCATCCAGATTTCGCTTACGATCCATATACCCCGTTGCGCAGAATTTACAGGTCAGCGAACAACCCACCTGACTCGACACGCAGGCAGTCATACGGTCGATGTCGTCGTGGCGCAGAGCCGGAATCAACACGCCTTCAACCAGATTCCCATCAAACAATCGAAACGACGATTTAATGGTACCATCACTGCTACGCTGCTGCTGATCGACAGACAGTGGTCGAATCTCAAAATTATTTTTCAGTAGCTCCCGCGTCACCAGCGACAAATTTGTCATCTGCTCAAAGGAAAGCGCCGATTTCTGCCAGAGCCATTCATAAATCTGCTTAGCCCGAAACCCCTGTTCGCCATGTTGCGCGAGCCAATCCTTAAGCTGCGCCGGTGTAAGTTTGCGGATGTCTTGTTTCATTTTTTAAAGAGTGAAAGAGCGAATGAGTGAAAGAGTGGCTAGCGCATTAATTTCGCTCCGCTTCAGCGGTTTGATTTCACTCATTCGCTCTTTCACTCTTTTATAGTATCAGCTCGCCATTTCTTTCCTGCTTCCAGCCCTTTAGGTACCCATACGGCGGCTTTGTCCATAACCTGTGGAGCAACAGGCCGAATGTATTCATACAAAAAAGCACCTTCGGTTTGGCGAGCGGGTATTTTTATTCCCATGTAGCTGAACAACCAAAGGATAACACTAATTCCAAACACCCAGGTAAAAAGACCAACTACGGCTCCGGCAACGCTATCGAAGGTTCCTAACAACGTATATTTAAGAGAACGGCGCAGAGCAAAGCCCATCCGGTTGATCATGAACACCGTAGGAAAAAATATGACCGAAAAGCCAAGCCAGGGCAACAGCTTACGGGCCAGCTCACGGCTGATATAGGGGCTAAGCAGTTCAATACCGAAAGCCAGAAACTTAAAACCCACAATCATGGCAACAATAAACGCAATGACCGCAACGATCTCCACCAGAAGCCCCTTGCGGTAACCGTTAAATGCGCCCCATGCCAGGGGAATGATCATGAGCAAATCGAGGGTGTTCATGGGCGAATGATTGAATTGCTAAATTATTGAATGATTGAATGATTGACGAAGTCTCCAGAACAGGCTACCTATTCGATCATTCAATCATTCAACAATTCAATCATTGTAATAACTGCTTCACAGCCGCCGAGATCGCTTTCCCATCGGCCTGGCCAGCGAGTTCTTTGGTAGCTATACCCATTACTTTACCCATATCAGAAGGGGTCGAAGCACCTACACGGGCAATAATGGCCTGTAGTTTTTCCTTAAGCTCATCTTCCGACAATTGTTTAGGCAAGTATTGTTCAATAACGGCAATTTCTGCTTCTTCAGTGGCCAATAGATCAGCGCGGTTTTGCTGACGATAGATGTCGGCCGAATCCTTCCGCTGTTTTACGGCTTTCGTCAGAATACGGGTTTCGTCTTCAGCTTTGAGTTCGCCCGTACCGCCTTCTTTTGTTTCTTCAAGCAAAATCATGGATTTAATGGCGCGTAATGCACGCAGTTTATCCTGATCTTTGGCTAACATAGCCTGTTTAATATCGGCGTCAATTTGTTGTTTCAGAGCCATCTTTTATTGAGCGAATGAGTGAATTAGCGAATGAGTGAATTAAGATTATGAACCATCATTACGTCGGCAAAGTTACAAAACCAGCGAAGCAATTCGCTCATTCACTCATTCGCTCATTCACTAATTGAGAAAATGACTCGCTTATCCGTAAATATCAACAAAATTGCTACTATTCGAAATGCACGTGGTGGCAATAACCCGAATCTGGTTCAGGTAGCTATCGATTGTGAACGTTTTGGCGCTCAGGGCATAACCGTACACCCCCGCCCCGACGAACGCCATATCCGCTATCAGGACGTTCTGGACCTGAAAGAAGTGGTCACAACTGAATTCAATATTGAAGGCAACCCCGACGAGCGATTTATCGAACTTGTCA harbors:
- a CDS encoding GatB/YqeY domain-containing protein, yielding MALKQQIDADIKQAMLAKDQDKLRALRAIKSMILLEETKEGGTGELKAEDETRILTKAVKQRKDSADIYRQQNRADLLATEEAEIAVIEQYLPKQLSEDELKEKLQAIIARVGASTPSDMGKVMGIATKELAGQADGKAISAAVKQLLQ
- the rlmN gene encoding 23S rRNA (adenine(2503)-C(2))-methyltransferase RlmN is translated as MKQDIRKLTPAQLKDWLAQHGEQGFRAKQIYEWLWQKSALSFEQMTNLSLVTRELLKNNFEIRPLSVDQQQRSSDGTIKSSFRLFDGNLVEGVLIPALRHDDIDRMTACVSSQVGCSLTCKFCATGYMDRKRNLDAAEIYDQVVAIDRQAKENYNVPLSNIVYMGMGEPLLNYKNVLESVNRITSPDGLGMSPRRITVSTAGIAKMIRQLGDDAVKFNLALSLHAANDQKRDQIMPINESNTLEALGDALGYFYKKTGTRITFEYILFYNFNDTLQDAQELWKFTKRVPAKVNIIEYNPIAEANFKNTDPQTLDKFAGFLDSKGVTVNVRRSRGKDIDAACGQLAGKK
- a CDS encoding CvpA family protein, with translation MNTLDLLMIIPLAWGAFNGYRKGLLVEIVAVIAFIVAMIVGFKFLAFGIELLSPYISRELARKLLPWLGFSVIFFPTVFMINRMGFALRRSLKYTLLGTFDSVAGAVVGLFTWVFGISVILWLFSYMGIKIPARQTEGAFLYEYIRPVAPQVMDKAAVWVPKGLEAGKKWRADTIKE